The following proteins are co-located in the Aggregatibacter aphrophilus ATCC 33389 genome:
- the frdD gene encoding fumarate reductase subunit FrdD, with amino-acid sequence MVNQNPKRSNEPPVWLMFSAGGMISGLAFPVLILILGLLLPFGLVSPDNIIAFAHHWVGKLVILALTIFPMWAGLHRVHHGMHDVKVHVPAGGFIFYGLATLYSIIVLFAVCNI; translated from the coding sequence ATGGTTAATCAAAATCCAAAACGTTCAAACGAACCACCTGTCTGGTTAATGTTTAGTGCAGGCGGCATGATAAGCGGACTTGCCTTCCCGGTATTAATTCTTATCCTCGGTTTGCTATTACCTTTTGGCCTTGTCAGCCCGGATAACATCATCGCCTTTGCACACCACTGGGTGGGTAAATTGGTTATTCTGGCTCTTACCATTTTCCCAATGTGGGCAGGCTTGCACCGTGTCCATCACGGTATGCACGACGTTAAAGTCCATGTGCCTGCTGGCGGATTTATTTTCTATGGCCTAGCCACGCTTTACAGCATTATCGTGCTATTTGCTGTGTGTAATATCTAA